In Mucilaginibacter sp. KACC 22063, the genomic stretch CCAACGTGCCATTAACAAACCATTTACACTGGCCGAATTGCTCCAGGGCGCTACGTCATTACCGGCATGTACGCCCACTTCCAGTTGCCAGTACGATCCGATTTTAAAGGTAGCCTGCGCACCTGTAAATGTATAGGGGTCAACACTGAACATCAAAGAATGGGTGTAGAGGTAGTTGTCGGGTGCCCATTGCGCCTCGATATCGGCAGGTGAGATAAAACGTCCGAATTTAAGCAGCATGCCATCGGCAATTTTAGGAAAGTAAACCAAGCCATAAATTTCAGCCGGATCCCAGCCGTACTTGTTGTTATGCTGTAATAACTGATCGCTGAAATAGCCTTTAGCAGTAGTATAACGGTAATTAGTACCGAAGATATTGGTAAACAAAAAGCCTGCGCTAACATGGTCTGTTTGTACGGTATTGGGTTGCAGCTCCATTTTAATACCCAACTGGTCAAGCACTACCTGGTTAGGAATAATACCGTATGACATTGGCGCATTGGAATGCTTTGAAGAACTGATATTCCCGCCGCCGTCAGCCCAGCCATAAAACCTGAAACGGGTATTGGTAGCGCCAAGTGCCTTTTGTAAGGGATAAATGGGTGCAGTAGCATCCACACCAACAAGCGGCATACCATCCCAGTCGCTCGAAGGAAAAGGCGGCGAATCCAGCGGAGATGGCAGCGAACGTGCAACAGTATCAGTTTTAACGGTAGAATTTTGGGCCTTGACCCTAAAAGTAATTGCTGCGAACGCAGCCACTAAAAAGACTATTTTTTTCATTTAACAGGGGGGTATTTATTTATGACTGTCTGTTTTAAAGCATCTCGTTTAAATCTTTGTAAAAATTGAAAGCTTCGATCATGAGATATCATCCTCTCAATTTGATATGCGCTTGTCAAACAGAGTGCCACCAGCCACCATTAACAAATAAATTATTGATTATTAAGTAATTGAAATACCTTATTTAGCCTTTGATAGTTAAAGATGAAATAGAACATCTCCAAAATGAAAACGATGGTTTTCAAAAACGAAGATTGAGGCGGGGTAAGCACTTGTAAATCATACTTGCGTAACTTGACATTCAATGAACCTTTACAAGCTGATTTATCGCTAATTTTGTATTGTTAATATTTTACACGATGTCGATATCCACCGAAAACGAGAAATTAGGAATGCAGCAGATCAGCGATGCTGTAGCCATCACGCTAAAAAAGATGCGGGAGTATGCCAAACCGGGTATCTCTACCAAAGAGCTTGACGAATATGGCGGTGAGTTACTGGCTCAAATGGGCGCAAAATCGGCACCGAAGCTTACTTATAATTTCCCCGGATATACATGCATCTGTGTTAACAACGAAGTAGCGCACGGCATACCATCTGAAAACAAGATCCTTCAGGAAGGTGATTTAATTAACATCGATGTATCTGCCGAACTTAATGGTTATTGGGCCGACAATGGCGGTTCCTTTGTTTTAGGCGAAGATATACACGGTCATGGCAAACTGGTAGAGGCATCTAAAGATATATTAAGAAAAGCGATCAGCAATATCAAAGGCGGTGTCAGGATCTCGGAGATTGGCAAACTGATTGAAACCGAAGCTAAAAAAGCAGGATATACCGTTATCAAAAACCTTACTGGCCACGGCGTTGGCCGCAGCCTGCACGAAGAACCGCATGAGATTGCCAATTATTGCGACAGGTTTAACCTAACCCGTTTTAAAAAGAATTCGGTGGTGGCTATAGAAACTTTTATCTCTACCAAGTCGACCATTGCTGAAACAGAAGCTGACGGCTGGACATTAACCGGCAACAGGGGCGGCTTTGTTGCCCAGCACGAACATACCATTATGGTAACCGGCGGCGAGCCGTTTATATTTACGGCACAAAACGGCGTTTGGGATTAAAGGCCTACAAGCCACTATATAAAAGGCGATTACTATGGTAGGCGCCTTTTGTGTTTTTAGTCTAACGTGTAACAATCAGCATATTACAACCGACTAATAAGTATGAAAACATTAATCTCATCCTTATTACTTACCATTTGCCTGGGACTGATTGCAAGTACAAATAGCTTTGCACAAACAGGTGCTGCCGATAAACCTTACGTACCTGAGGCTTACAAACCGGCTTCTATAGAACTTTACAATACCATAGTAAAACTGGACAGCACTTACTTTGATACTTACAATCATTGTAACTTGTCAAAGATGGATTCGCTTACTGCCGAGGATATTGAGTTTTATCATGATCGCGGCGGACTAACCACTTCAAAAAAGGAATTAATACAATCTATTAAAAACAACATTTGCGGCAAAGTGACCCGTACCTTGGTTAAAGGCAGTATCGAAGTTTATGAAATAAAGGGCTATGGTGCCGTAGAATTTGGCTATCATACTTTTCGCAACATTCAGGAACCGGGCGAAAGTCGTCCGGATAAATTTGTCATTATCTGGCGGTTAAAAGATGGCAAGTGGCAAATGACGCGGGTAATCAGTTTGCATTAATAAAGTTACAGACGGTTCGCTACATGCGGTAAAGTTATTTGTATACTTACCGGTATGACTAATCTGCTGCAAACCAAAAAGCATTTTGAAGTACTGGATGGCATGAGGGGTATTGCGGCTTTAGCTGTAGTTACCTTTCATTTCATGGAGATGTTTATCACCGATTACAGCAAAAACTTCATCGGTCATGGTTTTCTTGCGGTAGATTTTTTCTTTTGCCTGTCGGGCTTTGTAATTGGTTACGCTTATGACGATCGTATCAGCAAAATAGGATTAGGCCAATTTTTCAAGTCGAGGCTGATAAGGCTGCACCCGTTAGTTTTTTTAGGGTCGGTATTAGGGCTGATTACTTTTTTGTTTGATCCGTTTGGCGGAAATTTATCTGCTTACAGCCCCGGCCGCATACTGCTTCTTTTCATTACCTCTGTTTTATTGATCCCCTTCCCGGTGATGAATGACCGGGCAAATAATCTTTTCGGACTCAATGCTCCGGCATGGTCGCTGTTCTGGGAGTATATCGCAAACATTATTTATGCGCTTGTACTGTGCCGCTTAAACCGCAAATGGCTAATTCCGCTGGTTATCATTGCCGCGGGTAGTATTTGCTATGTGGCTTACCGCTCGGGCTCGGTAATGGGTGGTTGGGGCGGCCCCAGCTTTTGGGATGGTTCTGCACGTATCTCCTATTCTTTCCTTGCCGGGCTTATCATTTATCGTTTTAACCTCATCATCAAAAATCCACTTGGCTTTATTGGTATGGGTATTTTACTACTGCTTACTTTTTTAATGCCTTTTGGCAAATGGAACTGGCTTACCGAACCATTTGTGGTGCTTATTTATTATCCGCTGATTGTAGCCTTGGGAGCAGGTACAGTTTCAGGAGGTTTGAAAAAGCTTTGCAATTTCTCAGGTGAAATATCTTATCCTTTATACATGACGCATTATTGCGTGTTATGGATGTTTGGCAATTATTATGCATCGCAAAAACCGGATAGTACAACGCTTGCACTTGTTATTGTAAGCAGTATTATCTTGCTTGTAGTATTTGCCTGGCTTGTCATGACTTTTTACGATAAGCCGGTAAGAAGATTCTTAACCTTAAAATTCAACCGGCCCCAAGCAGTGTAACTACACTTTTTTACTTCGGTAAGAACAGCTACATTTATTGTGCGTTATAAATTATCATGAGAATAGCTACCTACAATGTAAATGGCGTTAACGGCCGCCTGCCTGTTTTACTTCGCTGGTTAAATGAAACCGCACCAGATGTGGTTTGCCTTCAGGAATTAAAAGCCCCGCAGGAGAAATTCCCCGAGGAAGCGATTAATGATGCCGGTTATAAAGCCATATGGCATGGCCAAAAAAGCTGGAACGGCGTAGCGATTCTTTCAAAAGATCATGATATCATAGAGCGCCGCCGTGTGCTACCCGGCGATGATGAAGACCTGCACAGCCGCTACATTGAAGCTGAAATTAACGGCATCATCATAGGTGGTTTATACCTGCCGAATGGCAACCCTGCACCAGGGCCAAAATTCGATTACAAATTGAGTTGGTTTAAACGCCTGCAAGCTCATGCAGCAGGTCTGTTATCGGAAAAAGTCCCCGTTATACTAACAGGCGACTATAACGTGATGCCAACCGAGCTTGACGTTTATAAACCCGAACGCTGGGTGGACGATGCCTTGTTCCGCCCGGAGACTCGCCAGGCCTTTAAAACTTTAGTTGATCAGGGCTGGACGGATGCCATCCGCAAATTATATCCGGATCAAAAGATCTATACCTTTTGGGATTATTTCCGCAATGCCTATGGCCGCGATGCCGGGCTGCGCATCGATCACTTTTTGTTAAGTCCGCAAATTGAAGGCAAACTAAAAGTAGCAGGCGTTGATAAAAATGTTCGCGGTTGGGAAAAAACAAGCGACCATGCCCCGGTATGGATCGAGCTGGCCGTCTGACCAATTTCCATTCATTTTGTTGCAAGCATGATATTGGTTACTTTTAGCCTTTAACCCCACATCATGCGTAAGATTTTATTAGCCCTTGTATGTGCAGCAGCACTGGCTGGCTGTAAACAACCTGCAAACAAAACTTCATCAAACCAGGATATTGCCAAGCTATTCGACAATTATTATGAGGACCGCCTGAAGCTTTATCCACTCGAAGCTACTTTCAATGGCGATAAACGCTATAACGGCGAATTAAAGAACGATGGCTCTGCAGCATTTCAAAAACAATCGCATGATTTTTTTGCCGGTTATTTAACAAAGCTCAAAGCCTTTGATCGCGATAAACTCAGCGATGAGGATAAATTATCTTATGATATTCTGCTTTACCAATTGAATACCGCACTTGAGGGTCAGGAGCTACATATTTATTATGATGTGCTAAACTTTGCACATTCTGTATATACGCCATTTAACCAAATGGTGAGCATTCCGCTTACCATGGGCCAGTTAGGATCTGGAACCGGGGCACAGCCGTTTAAAACCGTTGCAGATTACGACAACTGGCTGAAACGTGTAAGCGCTTTTAAATTATGGGCTGATACCGCTATGGCCAACATGGATAAAGGCATAAAACTGGGCATCATCTGGCCAAAGGCCAATGTGGTAAAAATGATTCCGCAGATGCAAAGCATGGTAGTGGCATCGCCTGAAAAAAGCCTTTTCTACGGACCGATTGACAGCCTGCCTAAATCTTTCAGCGAGGCAGATAAAAACAGGCTAACGGCCGCTTATAAAAAAGCGATCATGGCTGATATTGTACCTACCTATAAAAAGCTTGGCGACTATCTTAAAAACACGTATCTGCCGCATGCGCTTAGCACGTCTGGCTTGTCGGCATGGCCAAACGGCACAACCATGTATGCTTACATGGTTAAACAAAATACCACCACTACCAAATCGCCCGAAGAGATTTACCAGTTA encodes the following:
- a CDS encoding outer membrane beta-barrel protein, producing MKKIVFLVAAFAAITFRVKAQNSTVKTDTVARSLPSPLDSPPFPSSDWDGMPLVGVDATAPIYPLQKALGATNTRFRFYGWADGGGNISSSKHSNAPMSYGIIPNQVVLDQLGIKMELQPNTVQTDHVSAGFLFTNIFGTNYRYTTAKGYFSDQLLQHNNKYGWDPAEIYGLVYFPKIADGMLLKFGRFISPADIEAQWAPDNYLYTHSLMFSVDPYTFTGAQATFKIGSYWQLEVGVHAGNDVAPWSNSASVNGLLMARWVSHDNNDSFYGGINSLGAGKYKNNHDDLQMIVGTWGHRFNSTFHMMTEAYYMWQKDALVGGTVVDRPPRPFFTGVGPGSMIPGLSQAVGAVNYFQVKLSNNNYLSIRNDFLSDPQGNRTGYATTYSSHTIGFVQYLNKYMRIRPEIRYERAYADGITPYDNGAKKDQYTASMDLIVRF
- a CDS encoding nuclear transport factor 2 family protein — protein: MKTLISSLLLTICLGLIASTNSFAQTGAADKPYVPEAYKPASIELYNTIVKLDSTYFDTYNHCNLSKMDSLTAEDIEFYHDRGGLTTSKKELIQSIKNNICGKVTRTLVKGSIEVYEIKGYGAVEFGYHTFRNIQEPGESRPDKFVIIWRLKDGKWQMTRVISLH
- the xth gene encoding exodeoxyribonuclease III, with translation MRIATYNVNGVNGRLPVLLRWLNETAPDVVCLQELKAPQEKFPEEAINDAGYKAIWHGQKSWNGVAILSKDHDIIERRRVLPGDDEDLHSRYIEAEINGIIIGGLYLPNGNPAPGPKFDYKLSWFKRLQAHAAGLLSEKVPVILTGDYNVMPTELDVYKPERWVDDALFRPETRQAFKTLVDQGWTDAIRKLYPDQKIYTFWDYFRNAYGRDAGLRIDHFLLSPQIEGKLKVAGVDKNVRGWEKTSDHAPVWIELAV
- the map gene encoding type I methionyl aminopeptidase, yielding MSISTENEKLGMQQISDAVAITLKKMREYAKPGISTKELDEYGGELLAQMGAKSAPKLTYNFPGYTCICVNNEVAHGIPSENKILQEGDLINIDVSAELNGYWADNGGSFVLGEDIHGHGKLVEASKDILRKAISNIKGGVRISEIGKLIETEAKKAGYTVIKNLTGHGVGRSLHEEPHEIANYCDRFNLTRFKKNSVVAIETFISTKSTIAETEADGWTLTGNRGGFVAQHEHTIMVTGGEPFIFTAQNGVWD
- a CDS encoding acyltransferase family protein — protein: MTNLLQTKKHFEVLDGMRGIAALAVVTFHFMEMFITDYSKNFIGHGFLAVDFFFCLSGFVIGYAYDDRISKIGLGQFFKSRLIRLHPLVFLGSVLGLITFLFDPFGGNLSAYSPGRILLLFITSVLLIPFPVMNDRANNLFGLNAPAWSLFWEYIANIIYALVLCRLNRKWLIPLVIIAAGSICYVAYRSGSVMGGWGGPSFWDGSARISYSFLAGLIIYRFNLIIKNPLGFIGMGILLLLTFLMPFGKWNWLTEPFVVLIYYPLIVALGAGTVSGGLKKLCNFSGEISYPLYMTHYCVLWMFGNYYASQKPDSTTLALVIVSSIILLVVFAWLVMTFYDKPVRRFLTLKFNRPQAV
- a CDS encoding DUF885 domain-containing protein, whose protein sequence is MRKILLALVCAAALAGCKQPANKTSSNQDIAKLFDNYYEDRLKLYPLEATFNGDKRYNGELKNDGSAAFQKQSHDFFAGYLTKLKAFDRDKLSDEDKLSYDILLYQLNTALEGQELHIYYDVLNFAHSVYTPFNQMVSIPLTMGQLGSGTGAQPFKTVADYDNWLKRVSAFKLWADTAMANMDKGIKLGIIWPKANVVKMIPQMQSMVVASPEKSLFYGPIDSLPKSFSEADKNRLTAAYKKAIMADIVPTYKKLGDYLKNTYLPHALSTSGLSAWPNGTTMYAYMVKQNTTTTKSPEEIYQLGLREVARIKSQMDSIKNKVGFKGDLKAFFAYMRTDPKFKPYKTPKQVLDAFENIHQRMQPNLKKMFTNVPKTPFEIRQTEAFRAASASAEYLQGSADGTRPGIFYVPILDATQFNVTSGMESLFLHEAIPGHHYQISLAQENTSLPKFRRFEVDNAFVEGWALYCESLGKELGLFTDPYQHMGALGDEMHRAVRLVVDVAIHTKGMTREQAINYMMSNEAIDEQGATAEIERYMANPGQALGYKIGAIKIRELRNKAEKELGSKFNLADFHNQILKDGSMPLSVLESKINAWIAEKK